The sequence below is a genomic window from Desulfovibrionales bacterium.
GCCATCCGTTCCGCCGAGGCAGCCAAGAACACAGCCAATTTGATCGATGATACAGTCAAAAAGATTGGCTCCGGGTGCGAGCTGGTTAACAAGACCAATGAGGCATTCTCCAGGGTGGCGAGTAGTTCGAAAGAGATAGGAGAATTGGTAAGCGAAATCTCCACGGCCTCCCAGGAACAGACCCAGGGTATCGGGCAAATTAGTACGGCTGTGGCCGAAATGGATAAAGTAGTCCAGGCCAATGCCGCCACGGCTGAGGAAAGCGCCTCGGCCAGTGAAGAACTGAACGCCCAAGCTGCAACTATGAAGGATGTTGTTAGTCAACTGGTGACTCTGGTAGGTGGAACTACCGCGCATGACACGTCATCTGTCAAGGATAGGCTGATCGGAATTAAAGAGCGTCCCGGAGCAAACCGTGCCGAAGCCAGGAAGCTCGCCTCTCCTATGCCAAAGAAAGCTACCGCCCAACCCAAGGCGCATCCCGGAAAAATCAACCCGGAAGAAGTGATCCCCCTGGACGAAAAACAGAATTTTACGGACTTTTAACTTTACAGGAACGTTTGCCACGGTCTCTCCGATGGGACCGTGGCAGGCATAACCTGGCTTAACAACCACCAAATTTGTGGACTTTCCCCAAAAAATCTCAGCAGATTAGGTCAACGTGTTAATTTTATCCGATTTTTGCATTCTGGAAATGGAAGCCATCATCCCTTCGCTTCACGGCTTGCGCAGCGACCCTCTCGGAACTAGCAGGTGGGGAATGCTTGCCCCTTCCAGCCTCTAACGGGCTGGCTTTCCCCTTCCTGCTCGCCCTCGATGTGTGCCCCGCTGCTCCAGCAAGTTACGCTCAGAAACAATGGCTTCCATAAAAATGTGGGGAAAGTCCTGCCAAAATTAGGTTGACTTTTTGGTCTGGGCTTTCTAATATGACCACCTGGTCATATTATGGATACCGATCTTACCCCAAGACAGACCTTCTTTAACCTCCCCCCGGACAAGCAGCAGCGCGTCTTAGAGGCGGCTGTTCAGGAGTTTTCCGAGCGAGGCTACCAGCAGGCCAGCATTAACACCATAGTCTCCCGACTCAATATCGCCAAGGGATCCATCTATCAGTACTTCGACAGCAAAAAAAGTCTGTTTCTCTTTATCTTCAATCAGGGAATTGCCATGGTGCGGCAGATGCTGAAGCATGTTAAAAAGGAGAGTCAGGAAGAAGATTTTTTCACGCGGGTAAGGAAATCCCTTATGGCTGGGGTTGAGTTCATAGATAAACATCCGGCCCTCTACCGGGTTTATCTCCGTATTCTTTTTGAGCGCGATTCTCCTCTACGGGAAGACTTTCTGCAAACGATAAGGCTTTTCTCCCGTGAGTACATCCTCTCCCTTTTGGAAGAGGGGCAGGCACGGGGTGAGGTCAGAAAAGACCTGGACCCTGTGTTGGCTGTGTTTATTCTAGACGCGGTATTGGATAAGTTCCTGCAGAACTATGCCCTGCCCTATCTTGATCCGGCCCTGGAGTTAAACGAGAAAAATGGCCTGGAAGAAAAAATCGACAGCATAGTGACCATGCTGCGGCAGGGATTCGCCGCGGCAGATGGGATTTGACATGAACATGGATTGGTCGAAAAGAGAACCGTGGTGGCAAGAGATACGTGGTAAGGTCGAGGCCGGTGAAAGGCTATCCTTTGAAGACGGGCTGAGGCTTTACCAATCAAACGATATCCTGGCCATCGGCGCCCTGGCCAATGCGGTACGCCGCCGCATGAACGGCGATAAGGCATTTTACATATACAATCAGCACATCAACTATTCCAATATCTGCGTCAATCTCTGCCGTTTTTGCGCCTTCGGCAAGGATAAGGGCGATTCGGCCGCGTATGAAATGTCCGTTGAGGAGATAGTCGGCAAGATTCAAAGCAGGCGCCATGAGCCGATAACCGAGGTGCACATCGTAGGCGGGATACATCCTGACCTGCCTTATCGCTATTATGTGGAGATGATCCGGGAGATCAAAAAGGCACGGCCGGAGATCCACATACACGCCTTTACCGCCGTAGAGATCGCCCATCTGGCCAATATCTCCGGACAAAGTATATCCGATACGCTCCGCGACCTGCGCGAGGCCGGGTTAGGTTCGCTTCCGGGCGGTGGCGCAGAGGTCTTCAGCCCCCGCATAAGGGAACGCCTCTGTCCCAAAAAACTATCTCCGGAAGGCTGGCTGGAAGTGGCCGGGGCCGCGCATCGCCTCGGCATCAAGTCCAATGCCACAATGCTCTATGGACATATCGAATCTGCGGAAGAAAGGGTCAGCCATCTTCTGGCCTTGCGCCAGACCCAGGATGAGACCGGCGGCTTCATGGCCTTTATTCCCCTGGCCTTTCACCCGCGAAACACCGAGCTATCCGAACTCTCTAACACCACCGGCTTTAATGACCTTAAAAATATCGCCGTCGCCCGTCTCCTGCTCGATAATTTTCCGCACATCAAGGCCTACTGGGTGATGATCGGCCCCAAACTGGCCCAGATCGCCCTTAATTTTGGCGCAGATGATCTGGATGGAACGATCATCGAGGAAAAGATCACCCACATGGCCGGTGCGGAGACGGCCCAGGGGATGACCCGCGCGGAACTCCGGCGTTTAATCCATGAGGCGGGATGTACGCCGGTAGAACGGGACACCCTGTACAATATCATTAAGCCTTCAGCAATTAACGCTCAGCAATCAGCAGAGAAAGGCTCATAGCTGATAGCTCATAGCTGATGCTTACTTACATATCATCGAGGCCCGGCAATGAATTACGATTCGTGGCACAGAAAAATAGACCATAATGAAAGGTTCTCAAAAGAAGAGTCCCTGGCGCTTTACAACCATGCGGATCTCCTTGCCCTTGGAGAACTGGCCGATCTGAAACGCCGTCTTCTTAACCCCAAAAAGCTGGTTACCTACATCATTGACCGCAACATCAATTATAGTAATATATGCATTTCGGGCTGCCGTTTCTGTGCCTTCTTTAGAGAAGATGGGGCACAGGGAGGCTATGTCCTGACCAAGGAAGAATTGGCCCGAAAAATAGAGGAAACCCTTTCTCTGGAAGGCGTACAGATACTCCTTCAGGGCGGCTTGCACCCTACCCTGCCCTTTTCTTTTTATGAAGAGATGCTCGCCTTTATCAAAAGTGAGCATCCTATACATATACATGGGTTTTCGCCTCCGGAGATTGTGCACATGTCCCGGCAGTCAGGGCTGGGTATAGGCCAGGTACTGCGACGGCTGCGCGCGGCCGGCCTCGACTCTATTCCAGGCGGAGGCGCGGAAATATTGGTGAACAGGGTAAGACAGGCCGTGTCGCCCCGTAAATGCTCAGCAGATGAATGGCTGGCAGTTATGGAAGAGGCGCATAAACAGGGGGTTAAGACTACGGCTACCATGATGTTCGGC
It includes:
- a CDS encoding TetR family transcriptional regulator; amino-acid sequence: MDTDLTPRQTFFNLPPDKQQRVLEAAVQEFSERGYQQASINTIVSRLNIAKGSIYQYFDSKKSLFLFIFNQGIAMVRQMLKHVKKESQEEDFFTRVRKSLMAGVEFIDKHPALYRVYLRILFERDSPLREDFLQTIRLFSREYILSLLEEGQARGEVRKDLDPVLAVFILDAVLDKFLQNYALPYLDPALELNEKNGLEEKIDSIVTMLRQGFAAADGI
- the mqnE gene encoding aminofutalosine synthase MqnE, with product MDWSKREPWWQEIRGKVEAGERLSFEDGLRLYQSNDILAIGALANAVRRRMNGDKAFYIYNQHINYSNICVNLCRFCAFGKDKGDSAAYEMSVEEIVGKIQSRRHEPITEVHIVGGIHPDLPYRYYVEMIREIKKARPEIHIHAFTAVEIAHLANISGQSISDTLRDLREAGLGSLPGGGAEVFSPRIRERLCPKKLSPEGWLEVAGAAHRLGIKSNATMLYGHIESAEERVSHLLALRQTQDETGGFMAFIPLAFHPRNTELSELSNTTGFNDLKNIAVARLLLDNFPHIKAYWVMIGPKLAQIALNFGADDLDGTIIEEKITHMAGAETAQGMTRAELRRLIHEAGCTPVERDTLYNIIKPSAINAQQSAEKGS
- the mqnC gene encoding dehypoxanthine futalosine cyclase, whose product is MNYDSWHRKIDHNERFSKEESLALYNHADLLALGELADLKRRLLNPKKLVTYIIDRNINYSNICISGCRFCAFFREDGAQGGYVLTKEELARKIEETLSLEGVQILLQGGLHPTLPFSFYEEMLAFIKSEHPIHIHGFSPPEIVHMSRQSGLGIGQVLRRLRAAGLDSIPGGGAEILVNRVRQAVSPRKCSADEWLAVMEEAHKQGVKTTATMMFGHVETIEERIEHLMRIRELQDKTHGFTAFIPWPFQPHNTRITVDPVGGVEYLRMLAVSRIVLDNIPNLQASWVTQGPKVAQVALAFGANDFGSTMIEENVVAATGVSYQLSEKEIRRIITDAGYEPARRNMAYEFI